AATTATCAGGAAGATCATGTTTTTTAATTACAATAGAAATTATTTTTTATACTGAATGCAACCATTTCAACTATTTAAGAGTCTTGGAGAAAGCAGATACTGAATAATCCGTCTGTAGCTATGAAATCGATCTTTTGATTTACCACTTTTACCACATTACTCCCAACCAGACTGAATGTTATTCAGTGAAGACGAACTTATAGAAGGCTGTATAAGAGGAGATAGAACCCAACAGCGACGCCTCTACGAACTTTTCTCCAAAAGAATGTTTGTAGTGTGCTTGCGCTATGCAAAAAGCCGACTGGAAGCAGAAGATGTATTACAGGAATCGTTTATTAAAGTTTTTGAGAAAATAAAAGATTTTCGGAGAGATTGTCCTCTTGAGGGATGGATCAAACGTATTGTTATCAATACAGCATTGAATCAGAATCGTAGTAAATTATACATGTTTCCAGCAGTAGATATAGATGATATACATGAAGCAGAAGATAGTCATTCATCCCTTTCAGATCTGAGTTTCCAGGAATTACTGGAGATGGTGCAACAGCTGGCACCACGTTATCAGGTCATTTTTAACCTGTATGCCATTGAAGGTTATCAACATAATGAAATTGGCACTATGCTGGGTATTAGCGAAGGCACTTCCAAGTCGCAATATGCACGTGCTAGAGCTATACTCCGCCAAATGATAGAAGATAAACAACAAATAAAATATGAACGCTTCCGAAAAGAATAGCTTTGAAGAGCAGTGGAGAGACGCGTTTGAAAACGCTGAGTTACCCCCAGATCCAATGATCTGGTCAAATATTGAAACAAAACTGGCAGATGCAGAAAGAGATAAATATAAAAGAAAGCTATATTTATTTAAGCTGCGAGTCGCTGCTGCCGTAGCATTACTGGTATTGGCAACTGGTATATGGACCATCCAGCAGTCCATGAAAGGGAATAGTATTGCCATTGTAAATCATTATGAGAAAGAAATCCATAGTTCTGGCCCTGACAAAGGAGTATCCATATCTTCTGGAGACAAAACTTTCAATACAGATTCTACGCGATCTGCTATTTCTAATGTGTCTGCCTCTAATACAGCCAGTAATACTTTATCTCAGCATTCGTCAACCCCTGTCCTTCAACCAGCTACAAAAACAGAATCATCTTCCAATACAGTCAGAAACAACTCAGAAAGTGGAAAGACCAGTTCAACTCAGTTTGTAGAAAAACAGGATCAACTTTCCTATGAATCAACAAAATCAGGTACTAAGACATCAGCTATTAAGACAGATGCACAAACAACATCTATAGGCAAAGCACCACAAAATCAGGAAACATCTATTGTTACAAATGGTAAATTATTATCGGATAAACAAAAGAAAAGTTTACAGACAACGAATGTGGAAGATAATGTTGCTTATTACGAAGCTTCACCAACAAAGAAAAACACACTCAAAAATACCGGAAAAAATGTTGAGAGTTCATCAATAGTAGATCAAAACCTTAACCCAGCTAGTGAAAATTATATATCAGCAATTCATTCCCAATCAAATAATTATCAAGCAAATAATTATATAGTAGCTGTTGAACCTATCTCAGGAAAGTCTGTTCATACGCAAATGGCAAAAGCTGTAGTGAAAGATATTCGCTGGAAACTTAATCAGGATTTCTGGGATCAGTTGACAGCACAGGATCTGGCAGCACAGCAAAAGAAACAAATGCACAGAGCACGTTGGAGATTAGATGGTGGTGCAACTCCAGGAAGCTTTAATCCAAATTTTAACTCAACCAGTTATTCTGCAATGAATAGTTATGCTGATCAAGCACTTACTCCGACAACAGTAGGAAAAACCAATGCTGTTAGCCCATCAAGTAAGGACATAGGTAGCATGACACATTCGGGTACTTTTTATGCAACAGGTTTACAAACAGAGTTTGCACTATCAGAAAGGTTTTCCATCCTAGGAGGAGTTCAGTATACTTATAGTAAGTCTCAGATAGATGTGACTCAGTATACCGCATTTAGTAATAGTTCTGCTATTCAGCCCGACTTTTATGAATTATTTGGGGCTTCATCAAGAAGTACACCTACTAATACACTGGCCCAAAATAATATATCTTATAGGACGTCTCTAAACACCAATGAAGTACAAAGTCTGGATAATACCTATCATTATATTGGATTTCCAATGCGAGTTCTTTACAAAGTACTCAATCGAAAAGTAAAAGCCAGTATAGGTGCAGGAGTGTCTACAGACCTATTTCTGAAGAGCCAGATTAGTAGTTCTGAAAACAATATAGAAACACTCGAATTCAATCGTTCACAGAATTCATTCTATAAGAGTACAATTTTTAGTGGATTGTTAAGTGTAAAGCTGGATTATGCCATTGACAATAAATACAGTATTTATCTTGAACCCAGCTTCCGCAGAACATTATCATCTTCAACTACCTCATCTACTTTGAGTAGTTTTCCTGGATGGTGGGGAGTAGGAACAGGTATAATGTATAGATTTTAACAGAAGGCAACCAAAAGGTTGCTTTTTCAATATAATTCATATTTTTAACTAGCCAATCTACCACAAATACATTGCCATATAGATGAAAAGAATTTTACTCTGCATTTTGACTAACATACTGCTTTTTAGCTGTGACAATCAGGAGCAGATACATCCAATCATCATTGACCCTGTCACCCCAATCCATCTTGGAACGGAAACACTAACAACTGGTACATATCTTGGTTTCACTATAGGTGATTCTCCCCAAACAACTTATACAAAGACTCAAGCACTAATCACTAGCAAAGGGTTAAATAATTTATCTATTACCCACTCTATTTATACAGATCTGCCTTTGGTAAAAAACACATTATCATTATATACATCTATCTTTTTGGATGAAGAAAAAGGAACAGATTCTGGAGTACAAATTTATTTTGAGAATAATACGGTTAAAAGCATATACTTAAATAGTGGTAAAAAACTAAACAGATGGCCTAATTCTTTTCCTCAAGTATCTATCCAGCTTGGTGAATCTGTAGATAATCTCTATTCAAAACTTGAAAGAATAGCTGCTAACTCTGTCTATAGGAAGAAGTTCGAACGAATCAGTCTTTTTTTCAAGGATATTAACAAGGTATATGACTCCAATATGGGAATGTCTCCACAATGGTACTTCGGGTATAGCTATGATATAAACAAGACAGAACGTGTTCAGCTTAATTTTCAGGATCAGAAATTAGTATCTATTCATGTTGAACGTTATCAGGCCAGGTAATCTCACCCCTATCTTGGCTCTCTTACATTGAGCATAGATTTTTACGTATACTTGTTATATTAAAGTTATACTATTGTCAAATAAGACGATCCTATGCATAAGCTTAAAAATACAGATACAAAACCTCCTCAAGAAACTGATAAAGAAGCATGTAAACTCAAAACAGGAGAATTGCAGGAACAATTACGGGAAAAGCAAAAGATCCTTTATGCACAGGGAGAATATAGTATTTTAGTTATTCTTCAGGGATTAGACGCATCAGGAAAGGACGGCGTTCTCAATGATGTATTCAGTGGGTTAAATCTATTAGGAGTACAGGTTGCAGCCTTTAAAGCTCCTACAGAAGAAGAATCCCGGCACGATTTTTTATGGCGCATCCATCAGAAAGTACCAGGTAAAGGTATAATTGGCATTTTTAATCGTTCACATTATGAAGATGTTCTGGTGCCTCGGGTAGAAAAATGGATAGATGACAAAACAATAAAGAAACGCTTCAAACACATCAACGACTTTGAATCGTTACTTATTGAGAACAATACAGTTATTCTCAAATTCTACCTGCATGTTTCTGCAGAAGAACAAAAGGAACGGTTAACAGAACGAATGGAAAATCGCACCAAGTTCTGGAAACATAATGACAATGACTGGCAGGTTGCAACAAAAAGAGACATATATTTGGATGCATACGAAGATATTTTTGAACACTGCTCGAAGGCTGCAGACTGGCACATTGTTCCGGCAGATAAGAACTGGTACAAAAACCATATAATAGCCAAAGCAACATTAAAGGCACTGGAACAACTACCCTTGAAATATCCAGACTTAAAATAGTAGATACAACCTGACTAGTTGTTTCAACAATATTTTCACATCCATTATCTCATGTTAGAAGATAGTAAGCATGGGATAATATTTATCCCCTTATGAAAAAGCTAGTATTGTTTATATTCATGTGCATTAGCCTATGTCAATTCAGTAAAGCACAACAAAAGCGTACTCAAGAAGTCCTCTATTTAAAAAATGGTAGCATTATTCGAAATGCAAAATCCTTACAGTACCTGGATTCTCTAATAGAAATCCATACAACAGAAGGCTCAATATTCCGGTTTGAACTCAGTGATCTGGACAGTATCGCCCGTGAACCTGTCCGAGTTAAGTTTCGTACACATGGATACTTCCTTGCTGTTGAAGCTGGGTTCCTTTCCGGACATAGTACAAATACAACCACAACGATAGAGAAACGGAATAATGATGCGTCACTCCAGATTGTCTCAGGCTATCAATGGAATTCTCATTGGGCTACTGGTATAGGAGCAGCAATGGATATCTATCAGACAGGCACAATCTTACCCCTATTTCTGCGAAGTATGTACACTCCTCTCACTAACCGGCTAACCCCTCTTATCTCTTTTGATATAGGTTATGGACTCTATACAAGAGTTTTCAATGGCAGCCCCACTAATGGTCAACTTTCTCAGGGCGGTTTATTTATAAATCCGGCAGTTGGCTTTATTGCCAGGTCAGAGAAAAGAACAGCATTTTCCTTTGCAATAGGTTATCGCCGACAACATGTATATCAAAGCTTTGTAAATGAGGAGACTACCTCTTCCAAAAATATTATTCTGCATCGTATGTCTATTCGAGTAGGCTTATCCTTTTGATACTTTCCCAAAATAATGCGTTTACATTTTATATTTTGATCTTACTAATGTACTAAAAGGCTCGCCTATCGGTGGGCCTTTCTATTTGGATTTTGTCCAACTTTATGTTATATACAACAGCATATAAAACAGACATTTTTTAATAAACTGTTTTATAATTCTTTTATCTATTCATACTTACTATGAAAAGCCTACTTTCTCTTACGACCTGTAGTATTTTACTTTCCATCTTTGGACTACAAAGCCTATATGCACAATACAATTACGCAGAAGGCTTGCAAAAAACATTGCTTTTTTATGAAGCTCAGCGTTCAGGAAAGATGCCCGCCAACAATCGCCTTAGTTGGCGAGGCGATTCTCATTTACGTGATGGAAAGGATGTAGGTATTGATCTGACAGGAGGCTGGTACGATGCAGGAGATTCGCCTAAGTGGAATGCAACTATGTCATTTGCAGCCTCTACTCTGGCATGGAGTGCGCTGGAATACCCCAAAGGATATCAACAATCAGGTCAAATCTCCTATTTGCTAAATAATTTAAAATGGGTAGGCGACTATTTTATTAAATGTCTTCGATTTAAAACCATTAATGATCTGCCTACATATCGGGTTTTTGTCGAAGTAGGTAATGTAGACGAAGAACATAAATCATGGGTTGCGAACGAAGTTATGCAGGCATTATATCCTAATCGTCCCTCCTTTTATGCAGATAAAGATGCTCCTGCAACCAGTATAGTAGCTGCAATGGCAGCTTCTCAGGCAGTATCTTCCATTGTTTTTCGAACTAATGGAAATACTCAATATGCAGATGCTCTACTATTAAATGCACAAAAATTATACGAATTTGCTACTACCTATCAAGGAAATGGAACCGTTAAAAATGCAAGAGGAGAAATTGTAAAACATACAGAGAACTATGATGAGAATCGCTTTGAGGATCAAGTTTGTCTGGCAGCAATCTGGTTATATCGTGCCACCAAATCCTTACAACCAGAGGCTTCTGCTCAATATCTGAAACAGGCGGAAAAACTAGCTGGTGGATTTGCAAATCGGGTACCAGAAGCTTATTATAGTTATAGTACATATGAAATCCCTTGCTTCATACTACTTTCTGAAGAATTTCCAGATAATATTTTGTATAAGCAAAAGACAGAAGCTGCCCTGGATCGTTTTGTTAATCTCCCTAAAAGTCCGGGCGGACTAGCAAAAATAGGATATGAATGGGGTACTCTCCGACATGCAAACAATACAGCATGGTTATTTTTTGTGTATGCAGATCACTTAGCGGAAGGTGCACGCAAAACTAAATATGAACAATGGGCTAAAAGTCAGCTAGATTACTCTTTGGGCAGCAACCCTCAAAACAGAAGTTATCTTTTGGGTTTCCAGCCAGCAGGTAAAACGGTTGTTAATACTCCCCATCATGGCACAGCACATGCACCCTGGGCAGGTTGGGAACACCTGAATAAGGAGAAACCGGAATTTCGGTATCAACCACGTCATATTTTATATGGAGGTTTATTAGGGGGACCAAACTGGAACGATGAATTCAAAGCAGAGGTTGGAAATGCAGCACAAACTGAAGTTGCCTTGGACTTTAATGCAGGTATTACAGCCAATATGGCTCGTATGACATCTGTAATTGGAGGTAAACCACTTCCTAATTTCCCACCCAAAGAAAAACCAGATGATGAATATTTTGTTGAAGCATCTATTGCAGACACGGATAATGAATCTGTAGAGATAAAGGCATGGTTGAATAACCGTTCTGCTTTTCCTGCAAAAGTATCATCTAACCTTTCCTTCAGGTATTATTTTCAGGCAGAACCCGGTACTCAAATACAGGCAGAAATTGTAAATGGTAAAGGTGCAGCCATATCCCAGCCAACTCTCTACCAAGGAAGTATATATTTTGTGACAGTTACCTTCCCCAATATACCTATTTTTCCGGGAGGCCTTGATCCCAATAACGGATGGACGCCATTTTATCGAAAAGAAGTTGTTTTTCGTCTGAAGAGCTCCGGCAGCTGGAATAATGCAAACGACTGGTCATTCAAAGGAATTACCACCCAGGGAAAATCTCCTGTAAAAGTAAATCAGATCAGTGTATGGGAGGGTAAAAAGAAACTAGGTGGTATTGATCCACCAAAAGGATAAGTATTCTCTTTATAATTTATCAATATTTCAAACTAACAGAATTAATCCTTAATCTTCAGTAAGAGATGTGGTATCTTTTACTGAAGATTTTTTGTTTGCGCATAGTTCACGGCATGGCTCCTCAATGGGGCTGACTCGGTTGCCTGGCCACGAAAGATCATTTTGATCAGAACTCACGGCAATTTTGTGTTTGACCTGAACTCCAGTCAATTTTTCTCTTGCGCATAGTTCACAGCAAAACTTTTGTTTGCGTATAACTCACGGCAAAACTTTTTTTGAGCGGAATTCACTACAAACTACGGAGATACCATAAAGAACATCCTATCAACAACGAAATATGCGTCTCAAACCTATTGGTGTGAATCCACTACCATCTCCTGGGTAGACAAGTCGTTAACTGAACTTTGGGATGATATACTATTATCTTCTCCCCTACTTTTGCCATGTATTTAAAGTCATAGCCTAACTTCATTGGTTCATAGCCTCAAATAGTGTATAGAAACCAGCATTGATATAGGAACGTCACATGAGATAGATGTATTTTTGGCTATAATCAAAAATGCTATTGGAATATTTCAAAACACACAGCACTAATAGAATATTAAACTATATAATCCCAAATTACTGGAATTAAATTTTGAGTATACTATGAAATAATATAATATTGGTTACCACTTGATACAACAAACCAAAGATCATTTTTACCTTTCCACCTATGACCACATTTACACGCCGTAATTTTATACAGAAGGTTGCCGCTATTACAGGGTCTGGATACACTGCAATGGTTGCCCTTGACATGATCCCTGCAGCACCAGCAAAACCACTATCATTACAAGGGCAAGCCGGAAAAAAAGTAATCATATTGGGCGCAGGTATGGCAGGGCTGGCATCTGCCTATCAATTAACCAAACTTGGTTATGATTGTACCATTCTTGAAGCTCGCGGACGAGCAGGAGGACGCGTATGGACAATCCGGCCAGGTGCGAAAGAAACAGAACTGAACGGAGCATTACAAACCTGTCGATTTGATGAAGGACAATTCTACAATGCAGGTGCCATGCGTATTCCACACCATCATACATCTGTGATTCAATATTGCCGGGAATTAGGTGTGCCAATGGAAAACTTCCCTAATACCAATGAAGGAGCCTATTATTATAGTGAAGGCAAAGGTCCTTACTCCAATAAACGCATTCGACAACGGGAAATTCACAATGATATACGAGGATATACGTCAGAAATGCTGGCAAAAGTGATGGATCAAAGTTCACTGGATACACCCCTCACCAAAGAAGACAAAGAGAAAATTATCGAATATCTGATGGCAGAAGGAGCATTGGATAAAAGTAAATTATACAAAGGATCACCTCGTCGCGGTTTTGATGTTCCTCCCGGGGCATATAGTCAGGCAGGTAAACCCGCCCCTCTTCCTTCGTTAGTAGACCTTCTTCAGTCAGGTTTTTATGATCCCTATTTTTACAACATTCCGGAATACACATATGAGCAACAAAATACTATGCTTATGGTCTCCGGAGGAACAGATAAACTTACAGAAGCATTTACAAAACAGTTAGGCAAGAAAATCACCTACAATGCAGAAGTCACCAAGATATATAAAACAGAAAATGGGGCAAAAGTATCTTACAAAGATACAACCAAAGGCTCTGTACATGAAATCACAGGTGATTTCTGTATCTGCACTATTCCATTACCTGTTTTGAGCAGCATTGAACACAACTTTTCTTCCAATATCTCCCGTGCCATTGATCTAATACCACATAACAGTGCCTGTAAAATAGGACTACAGTTCAAACGAAGATTCTGGGAAGAAGATGATAATATATTTGGAGGAATTAGTCGTACCAATATGGATATTACTCAAATTGTATATCCTAGTACAGGCTATTTTTCTAAAAAAGGAGTGGTTATCGGCTACTATAATTACGGATCTACAGCGGAACGCATTGGCAATCTATCTCTGGCAGATCGTGAAAAACTGGCATTAGAACAAGGCAGTAAGATACATCCACAATACAAAACAGAGTTTGAAAGTTCGTTTTCTGTGGCCTGGCAGAAGGTACGTTACAGTCAGGCTGGCTGGGCTATGTATCCACAGGACGTACGTGATAAATATTATCCAGCCCTGCAACAAGCAGAAGGCAATATCTATTTCGCAGGAGATCATACTTCTTACTTAACCGCATGGATTGCTGGTGCATTCGAAGCCGCACATCAAACAGTAAAATCCATCCACGAACGTGTACAAAAGTCTTAATTATTCTATTACAACAAACTACCACTTATCACCTGTAATCACAGATAGGTTATGCTGCAAAAAACAGTGTAATCCTTTAAACCTATGAAAAAATCACTTATTCTACTTTATGCAGTTATCATTGGCTTTCAAGTCGCACTTGCACAGAAGAAGGCCTCAGGAACAGAATCTGCAGCTTCCTCACTATCATCTGCCACTCAGGGAGCTGAACGCATGGAGGGATTTATTCCTTTTTACTGGGATGCTAAAAAAGGAAAGATATTTCTTGAGATTAGTCGCTTTGATACTGAGTTTTTATATTATCCATCCCTTGCTTCGGGTATCGGATCAAATGATATTGGACTAGATCGTGGACGGCTGAGCCAAGAGCATGTCGTAAAATTTCAACGCAGCGGCAACAAAGTATTACTGATTGAATCTAATTATGCATATAGAGCTATAAGTAAAGACCCATTGGAACAACAGGCAGTTACAGAATCATTTGCTCAGTCTGTACATTGGGGTTTTGAGGTGATGGCTGAAGAAAATGGTAAGGTGCTGGTTGATGCCACTAACTTCTTCATACAAGATGCAGCGGGTGCAGTTCAGGCAATTAGTCGCACCAAACAAGGTAATTTTCGAATAGACCCATCCCGCTGTGCATTCTATCTACCTCACATAAAGAATTTTCCACAAAATACAGAAGTTGAGGCAACCATCACTTTAGTAGGAGATCAACCAGGCGGATACCTGCAGGAAGTAGTACCGACACCTACCATGGTAACAATGCGTCAACATTACTCTTTTGTTCAGTTACCAGAACTGGAAACGTATAAACCCAGAGTATTCGATCCACGTTCTGGCATGATTCCTATGCAGTATTTTGACTATGCCACTCCTGTAAGTGAACCCATTATTAAACGTTTTATCATCCGCCACCGACTGGAGAAGAAAGACCCAACAGCAACAGTTAGTGAAGCCGTAAAGCCAATTGTATACTATATGGATCCAGGTGCTCCTGAACCTATCCGGTCAGCACTCATGGAAGGAACAGCCTGGTGGAATCAAGCATTTGAAGCAGCAGGCTATAAAGATGCATTTCAGGTTAAGTTATTACCTGCAGATGCCGATCCTATGGATGTACGTTACAATATTATTCAGTGGGTGCATCGTTCCACACGTGGCTGGTCATATGGAAGCAGCATTATTGACCCTCGTACAGGTGAAATATTGAAAGGTAAGGTAACTTTAGGTTCTCTGCGGGTTAGACAAGACTTCCTGATTGCTCAAGGTCTGGTAGCAGCCTATGAAGAAGGAAAGCCTGTGTCAGAAGCCATGATGAAAATGGCCCTTGCACGTTTACGCCAGCTAGCTGCCCATGAAGTAGGACATACATTAGGATTGCCTCACAATTATATTGCCAGTACCAACGACAGAGCCTCTGTAATGGATTATCCTCATCCATTGGTAGATATCAAAGGAAACAACCTGGAGTTATCGAATGCCTATGCAACTGGCATTGGAGAATGGGACAAGGTAGCCATAAACTATGCCTATCAGGATTTTCCTAAAGGAACAGAGGAAAAAACTGCATTGGATAAGATTTTATCAGATTACATAAAGAAAGGTCTTTATTTCCTTAGTGACCAGGATGCCCGTCCAGAAGGCAGTGCACATCCAACTACTCACCTATGGGACAATGGAAAAAGCGCGGCAGAGGAATTAAATCGAATGATGCAGATACGAAAAATTGCATTGGATCATTTTTCAGAAAAGAAGATCCCTGTAGGTTCTCCGATGGCAACCCTGGAAGAGGTTCTTGTTCCGATGTATATGTTTCATCGTTATCAAACTGAAGCCACAGCCAAAGTAATAGGTGGAGCTTTCTATACCTACGCAGCACGTGGTGATGGTCAGAAAATCTATGAACCTGTTTCAGCATCTGACCAAAAGCAAGCCTTAACGGCGTTGTTAGCCACTATAAAGCCTGAAGCATTGGTAGTGCCAGATAAAGTTCTTAAGTTAATACCCCCTCGTGCATTTGGATACGATGCCAATCCGCGAGAGGTCTTTAAAGGACGTACAGGCCTGACATTTGATCCACTTGGACCAGCGGAAGCAGCAGCGGGCATGACATTACGGTTGTTATTTAATCCGGAACGGGCGTCCCGCCTGGTAAGCCAGCAAGCTATTGACTCATCTCTACCAAGCTTGGCAGACATTATAGAAAACACATATGCGGCAACCTGGAAAAGCAACACCCAAAATGGATATACAGGTGAAGTAAGCCGAATCGTAAATAATCTTGTCTTAAAGAATATTATACAATTAGCCGCCAACAAAAATATATCTGAACAAGCACGAGCTATTGCCAATCTGAAAGTTAATGAACTTAAAACCTGGCTTTCTGCTAGTGTCGGCAAACAGACAGATGTAAACTGGAAAGCCCATTATCTGTTTGCGTTGAATCAAATTAGTGAATACGAACAGAAAGGTGCCGAGTCCACAGTAGTTACACCACTAACACCTCCGGATGGAGCCCCTATCGATCCTGGTTATGAATGGCTGGATATGGATATGTGTAGTTGGGAAAATAGTTCCAGATAAAAAGAAATTGCCAACCTGAATGAAGTAACTTCATTCAGGTTGGCAATTTCTTTTTAGGCAAGACATCATAGTTAAGATTGTACAGCTATGGTTTGTGATCATTATAAATCCTGAATTACCATGATAACAATAGATGTTCAGAATAACCTATTAACTCCAAACCAAACAATGTATTATGAAAAGCTGTATTCGCCTCCTCTGTCTTTTGTTATGTGTACCCATGTGGGTCTCTGCCCAAAATCAGCCATCCATTTCTCCTGAAAAATTAGAAACATTAAAACAGGAACTGGTAACGGAAATTGACAAGAATGCCAAGTTTACTCAGGAAATGATAGATATGGTATTCAGTTTTGGCGAACTAGGTTTCCAGGAAACTGAAACCTCCAAATACCTAACAGATATTCTTAAAAAGAACGGCTTTAGGATAGAGTATGGTATTTCAGGCGTTCCAACAGCATGGATTGCCAAATGGGGAACAGGAAAGCCTCTGATTGCTGTCGGTAGTGATATTGATTGTATTCCTAAGGCCTCACAAAAACCGGGTGTTGCCTATCATGATCCTGTTATTGAAGGAGCTCCAGGACATGGGGAAGGGCACAATTCAGGCGTTCCACTCAATATTACTTCTGTACTTGCCTTAAAGAAAATCATGGAACGTGAAAAAATTCCTGGCACCTTGATGCTTTGGCCTGGAGTAGCAGAAGAACAATTAGGAACTAAAGCTTTCTATATTCGGGATGGTTACTTCAAAGATGTAGATGCATGTATTTTCACACACGTAGATGACAACCTGGCGGTATCCTGGGGAGATGCAGGTTACAATGGAATGATATCTGTCAAGTTTACCTTTGAAGGACAAGCAGCTCATGCCGCAGGAGCACCCTGGCGAGGGAAAAGTGCACTGGATGCCGTAGAATTAATGAATATCGGATGGAACTTTAAAAGAGAGCACCTTGAACCAACCCAACGTTCTCATTATGTGATTGTTGATGGGGGCGATCAGCCCAATGTTGTTCCGTCAAAGGCTTCTGTCTGGTACTACTTTAGAGAACGGACTTATCCCAAGATAAAATCACTCTATGATGCAGGCATCAAGATTGCAAACGGCGCAGCAATGATGACAGATACAAAGATGACATATGAAGTAATGGGAAGTGCGTGGCCTGGACACTTCAATAAGCCTATTGCAGAAACAATGTATGAAAATATCAAACGCGTAGGCCTGCCAACCTGGACTGAAGCAGATCAGATGCTGGCCAAAGCCAGCCAGAAAGAAATGAATGCTCCCAAAATTACAGGATTAGATACGAAACTGGATACCTTGGGAAAACCTGTTACATTCTCTTTGGGAGGAGGTTCAGACGATATTGCAGATATTTCATGGAGTTTACCTACAGTAGTGTTACGCTATCCATCCAATATGCCTGGTCTTCCTGGCCACCATTGGTCCAATGCCATTGCCATGGCAACTCCTATAGCACACAAAGGTGCTACCGCAGGAGCCAAAGCAGAGGCACTTACCTTGCTGGATATGCTTACAAAGCCTGAGATCATTACACAAGCTTGGGAGTATTACAACAAAGAACAAACCAAAGAGACCAAATACACGCCTTTAATATCAGATAAGGATAAACCTGCTATTCACCTGAATGAAAAGATTATGGCTCAGTATCG
This genomic stretch from Xanthocytophaga agilis harbors:
- a CDS encoding flavin monoamine oxidase family protein, which codes for MTTFTRRNFIQKVAAITGSGYTAMVALDMIPAAPAKPLSLQGQAGKKVIILGAGMAGLASAYQLTKLGYDCTILEARGRAGGRVWTIRPGAKETELNGALQTCRFDEGQFYNAGAMRIPHHHTSVIQYCRELGVPMENFPNTNEGAYYYSEGKGPYSNKRIRQREIHNDIRGYTSEMLAKVMDQSSLDTPLTKEDKEKIIEYLMAEGALDKSKLYKGSPRRGFDVPPGAYSQAGKPAPLPSLVDLLQSGFYDPYFYNIPEYTYEQQNTMLMVSGGTDKLTEAFTKQLGKKITYNAEVTKIYKTENGAKVSYKDTTKGSVHEITGDFCICTIPLPVLSSIEHNFSSNISRAIDLIPHNSACKIGLQFKRRFWEEDDNIFGGISRTNMDITQIVYPSTGYFSKKGVVIGYYNYGSTAERIGNLSLADREKLALEQGSKIHPQYKTEFESSFSVAWQKVRYSQAGWAMYPQDVRDKYYPALQQAEGNIYFAGDHTSYLTAWIAGAFEAAHQTVKSIHERVQKS
- a CDS encoding glycoside hydrolase family 9 protein codes for the protein MKSLLSLTTCSILLSIFGLQSLYAQYNYAEGLQKTLLFYEAQRSGKMPANNRLSWRGDSHLRDGKDVGIDLTGGWYDAGDSPKWNATMSFAASTLAWSALEYPKGYQQSGQISYLLNNLKWVGDYFIKCLRFKTINDLPTYRVFVEVGNVDEEHKSWVANEVMQALYPNRPSFYADKDAPATSIVAAMAASQAVSSIVFRTNGNTQYADALLLNAQKLYEFATTYQGNGTVKNARGEIVKHTENYDENRFEDQVCLAAIWLYRATKSLQPEASAQYLKQAEKLAGGFANRVPEAYYSYSTYEIPCFILLSEEFPDNILYKQKTEAALDRFVNLPKSPGGLAKIGYEWGTLRHANNTAWLFFVYADHLAEGARKTKYEQWAKSQLDYSLGSNPQNRSYLLGFQPAGKTVVNTPHHGTAHAPWAGWEHLNKEKPEFRYQPRHILYGGLLGGPNWNDEFKAEVGNAAQTEVALDFNAGITANMARMTSVIGGKPLPNFPPKEKPDDEYFVEASIADTDNESVEIKAWLNNRSAFPAKVSSNLSFRYYFQAEPGTQIQAEIVNGKGAAISQPTLYQGSIYFVTVTFPNIPIFPGGLDPNNGWTPFYRKEVVFRLKSSGSWNNANDWSFKGITTQGKSPVKVNQISVWEGKKKLGGIDPPKG
- a CDS encoding PPK2 family polyphosphate kinase; the protein is MHKLKNTDTKPPQETDKEACKLKTGELQEQLREKQKILYAQGEYSILVILQGLDASGKDGVLNDVFSGLNLLGVQVAAFKAPTEEESRHDFLWRIHQKVPGKGIIGIFNRSHYEDVLVPRVEKWIDDKTIKKRFKHINDFESLLIENNTVILKFYLHVSAEEQKERLTERMENRTKFWKHNDNDWQVATKRDIYLDAYEDIFEHCSKAADWHIVPADKNWYKNHIIAKATLKALEQLPLKYPDLK
- a CDS encoding RNA polymerase sigma factor; this translates as MLFSEDELIEGCIRGDRTQQRRLYELFSKRMFVVCLRYAKSRLEAEDVLQESFIKVFEKIKDFRRDCPLEGWIKRIVINTALNQNRSKLYMFPAVDIDDIHEAEDSHSSLSDLSFQELLEMVQQLAPRYQVIFNLYAIEGYQHNEIGTMLGISEGTSKSQYARARAILRQMIEDKQQIKYERFRKE